AAATCAAAGCTTTGCGGGACTACCTGAATCGAGGTGGTAACTTACTGCTGATGATTGATCCGAATACCGACCCCAAACTAGAGAGTTTATTGGCTGAGTGGGGTGTAAAGTTAGAGAATCGTCTGGCGGTTGATGTCTCTGGGAACGTTGGACTTGGTCCTGCGGCACCTTTAGTGACTCAATACGGCAAACACCCGATCACTAAAGATTTTGGCAATGGCATCTCTTTTTATCCGTTAGCACGACCAATTGACACAACCCCAGTAACTGGGATTGAGGCGACTCCCTTGTTGCTCACCAAACCATATCCTAATAGCTGGGCAGAAAGTGACCAGGAAAGTGAAAACTTGCAGTTTAATCCCCAAAGCGATCGCAAAGGTCCTTTAACCTTGGGTGTAGCATTAACAAGAAAACCATCAGCTCAATCTGAAACCAAATCTAACCCCACCCCCACACCCACAGCAGCAACCACTCAAACCCCAGCTAGCCCAACTCCTAACGCCAAGCCTACTGCGACACCCACAGCACCCAAAACTGAGAGCAAAGCTAGCCCAACTCCTACCGCCAAGCCTACTGCGACACCTACAACAGCGGGAACCACTGAAACTAAGGCTAGCCCCACCCCCACAGCTTCTCCTACTCCCTCCACTCCTTCGGCTGAGTCACGGATGATCGTATTAGGAAACTCAGATTTCGCTATCAATGGCTTGTTTGATAAGCAGCTGAATGGAGATGTGTTCCTTAACTCAGTCACTTGGTTGAGTCAGCAGGATCGGCAACCCCTTTCGATTAGTCCTAAGGAAGCCAAAGACCGTCGCATCAACCTATCAGCAGCACAAGCCAATCTTTTAGAGTTGTCGTCTCTGCTGATTTTACCCCTGATAGGGTTGGTGGCGGCGGCTATTCTTTGGTGGTTACGACGATAGAAAAATTATGAATTATGAAAATTTTATCATTCATAATTCATAAATCCTCTTTCTTACTCATTTATGAAGCTACAAAAGACGACTTTAATTTTGATACTGCTGGCGCTGAGTTTAGGTAGTTTTGTTTACTTTTATGAAATTAAAGGTGTACCTCAGCGAGAGGAAATAAAGGAGAAGAAGCAGCAAATTTTCTCCTTTAAGGAGGATGATGTACAAACTTTGACGGTAAAAACTAAAAATCAGACTTTAAATGTGGAACGTAGTGGTAAGTCTGATGAACCCAAATGGTTAATAAAATCTCCTGAAGTTACCCCAGCAAGTAACGCCGTTGTGGGTTATTTGATGAATTTGCTCGTGAAGGGAAAGAGCGATCGCATAATATCAACCTCAGCTAACCAGCTTGCAGAATTCGGTTTAGAGCAGCCTCAAGCAACTATCAATGTAAAACTCAAAAATCAGAAAACACATCAGTTGATTTTGGGTAAGCCTGACTTTAATCGGCGTTTCATGTATGCTCAAGCTGACCCTCCTGCAAAATTTGATGGGAAGATTGATGTGCTGTTGGTATCTACGGATTTTGAAAATGCGGTGAATCGAGAACTCTTAGAGTGGAAACAACTCCAACCCATAGATGATAATGTGAAAAAAGCTACGCCCAATCCTGCTCAACCTACTCCAGCAAACAGCAAATAGCAGCTTTATTTTGATTTAACCTGATGGCACAAGCACTTTGTCACTTGATATCACTCTTCATGACTACTGCCAGTTTTAGGTATGTTTATGAGTAAATCTATGATGTCCTTGTGCTTCTTATGGAACTTTAGTAATTCCCAGTAAGCAAAAGGGACGACTATTGGCCATAAAATAGTAGCTATGACCAAAATTACAATAGAAATTAAGCGCTGATCTGAATCGATATCTTCATCTGCTAGAAAAAATCCTAGCCATTCATTGAAGAAACAGTAAGCCATTACCAAGTAAACTATAGTTGATAAATGAATAAAAAGTATTTGCGCCATGAGAATAATTTTGTTGTAAATAATACTCAGTGCCAAGGTAAACTAACCTCATAGAATGTGGCAAGAATCTATCAATTCTAGGGTTTATGTATTTAAAATATCCGTGATTATTATCAGATAACTGTGTCTTATATTATACTTAGTGATTTTTGTTAACCTTTAGCTTAAAGAACTATTTAACTATATTCTATATAAAATAAATTGTCGTGTATTTTTACTACCTTTTATCAAGTTAACTCTTAGCTACAGGTGCTGACCCTTTGCGATGAGCAAGGGAGAATAATTATAAAATTCATTACAATACAATTATAGTGAATAGCTAACTGTTGTATAGATACTTTACCTACCCACACTTATAGACCTATGGGATTATGGAAGTAGGCTGCCAGACAAAACTTTCCATACAACAAAGTATCATTAGTCTTTCAATGTGTCCATGACAAGTCCAACAGCAACATTGCTCATTTCCTGCCCTGATCAAAAAGGATTGGTGGCGAAAATTGCCAATTTCATCTATGCTAATGGGGGCAATATTATTCATGCAGATCAGCATACAGATTTTGCTGCAGGGTTATTTCTCACCCGCATTGAATGGCAGTTAGATGATTTTAACTTACCCCGTGAGTTAATTGCACCAGCATTTAATGCCATTGCTCAACCATTGCAAGCCAAATGGGAATTGCACTTTTGTGATACTATCCGCCGCATTGCCATTTGGGTTAGTCGTCAAGACCATTGTCTATTTGATTTGATTTGGCGACAACGTGCAAAAGAATTTACTGCTGAGATTCCTTTGATTATCAGCAATCATCCTGATTTAAAAGTCGTAGCAGAGCAGTTTGGTATTGACTATTGCCATATTCCCATCACTAAGGAAAACAAACAGGAACAGGAAATCAAGCAACTGGAATTACTACAGCAGTACAAAATAGATTTAGTTGTCTTGGCAAAATATATGCAAATTCTTAGTGGAGAATTTATCGCAAAATTTCCACAGGTCATTAATATTCATCATTCATTTTTACCTGCCTTTGTTGGTGCAAATCCTTATCAAAAAGCTTTTGAACGTGGTGTTAAAATTATCGGTGCGACCTCTCATTATGTAACTGATAATTTAGATGCAGGACCAATCATTGAGCAAGATGTGGTTCGAGTCAGTCACCGTGATGCAGTTGAGGATTTGATAAGAAAAGGTAAGGATTTGGAGCGAGTTGTCTTGGCAAGGGCAGTGCGTTTGCATTTGCAGAATCGCGTATTGGTGTATGGGAATAGAACAGTAGTGTTTGAGTAAATTATGCCCACAGATCTGTGAGCATCTGTTGCTTATCTGTGGTTTTCTATTAAAAAAATTGACTTTTGCCAAAGTTATAATATTTTCATTGTATGAAAAAACAACAAATTTTCAATTTAAAATTATGCTTTAGGTACTTGCGAACAAGTTTCCTGGTGGGATTGTTGTGCTTATTATTAAGTCTAAAAAGTTATGCACAATTACCTCCAAAATACACTGGATTAGCTCCTAATTCTCCCTTTGGTTTAGACTTTGGTTATACTGATCCAAAAACCATAGGTCCAATAGCTAAAGATTTGGGAGTTAAATGGATTCGCGGTATAAAAGTGGATTTTGGGACTTGGAATGGTGATCCTAAAATTCTTAGAGACAGGATAAACACCTTAAAAAGCTATGGCATATCTTCATTACAAACTCCTTTTTATCCGAGAGATTGGAAAGAGGGTGATAAATTAGGACCTCCAAAAAATATAGATGCATATGTACAAAAATTTTATGACTGGGTAGCGGCTACCCATGATTTAATGCCTTATTATGAGCATTGGAATGAACCCTGGGTTGATGAGTGGGCATGGAACGGTGGTACTGCTGAGGAATACAGAGACATAATTAAACGAATTTGGAACAAGGTAAAAGCTGATTTTCCAAAAGTTAATTTAATTGGTGGAGGTTCTTTAGCCTATAACAGAGATGTCATGTATCCTAAGGGAAATGACATAGGATATGTGGATGGATCTGTAAACCATGCATATGCTTTTCCTGGTTCCCATTCCTTCCATAGTACATTGATGCAATTAACATTAGATAAGAAATTTTCTAAAACCCAAGGTAGAGCAGGAGCGTGGCAAACAGAGTTTGGAACATTTCGTGATATGTTCTCCTCAGATCAGGATATATGGGTCGCTCGTACGATACCCTCCAGCTTCTTGCTACATATGTTAGCAGGTCATTATGCTCAAAGACCCGTAAGAGCTTTTTGGTTTAACTGGAGTGGACATGGAATGCACGATATAAAAAATAATGAGGCTGCGAAGGATGCATATAGAACGATGACTCGGGTCTTGGAAGGAACCAAAATAGTGGATGATGTCTTTCCTAATTCAAAATCAATGTGGGGAATCGTGTTTGAAAACGATTATTCAGCAGATAATCGTGCTAGAGCAGCGGTATTTGTTAATAGTCCATTTTATGGTGATATAGGTAATCCATGGAATCCAAATGGAGGTAGTCAGGCTAAAGGTAAGGTTCCCTCTGATGAGTATTCTGGGACTATGTCTATCAATGGTTCAAACATACAAGTCTACGATTACAGAGGAAATAAGATAAACAATTTGAGTAACATTCCTTTGACTCCAGTAGAAGTCGTATATATAGTAGCTGATATGCCTGCTTCAAAATTAAAGCAGATATTGCAGAAGGCTGATTTTAAATTAAAAACAGAAATAAAAGTAACAGCATTATCTTTATCAGGACCTGTTATAAAAGGCAGAACAATCGACATAAAACTAGAGAATGTCGTCAATAAACCTCGTCGTGGAACGTTATCAATAACTCCTCCCAATGGATGGACGTTATCTACAAATAAAATAGCATTTGAAAATTTAAAACCAGGCGAACAGAGAATTTTCAGCTTTCCAATAAATTCTTTCTCTACAAATAGCGAGAATAATTACAACATTAGCTACTCCTTATCAATAAATGGAAAATCATCACCTCAAACTGGTTCTTGGAAGATACAATCAGCGTATGCCCTAAAGAAAACCATAAATGTAGATGGTAATTTGAATGATTGGTCTGATGTCATTGCCACAAATATGGGTGATGGAGCGTATAAGTTCAAAGTAGCATGGGATTCAAATAACTTATATTTTGCCGGAGAAATTGCTGACGATAATCATGCTCCATTCCCTCCATTTAATCCTAGCTTTGAGTGGTTCAGAGAAAATAGAGTCGATGGCGCTAAAGGTGATGATAATACAGATGGATTATTTATTAATATCGATTGCACAAAAAATAATCCTGATGACTTGCTCAAAGGGCACTTGCTTTATGAAAAGGCTTTGGCTGCAGATGTAGATTATGAATTTTTTGCTACCTATAGCACCGGAAATAAAAGTGAGTTGTGGAGATATCGTGCTCCTGGTACAAATCATCAGGGATATTATCCAACCAATGCAACTCTTAATCCGGCTCTTATGAAGATGAATGCTAGTCCATCAGGTGGAGCAGAAGGTCAGATACAATTTGCTCGTTCTGGTAACAAAACAATTTATGAGGGAGCAATTTCTTTAAATGCAATTCCTGAATTAAAGTCAGAATTAACCAGGTTGGAACCAGGAGATTATTATTTCCCTAACCTCGCATGGCGCGTAAATGGAGGAAATCAAGGGAAAAAATTCTGGACTATAGAGTCAGGGCAATGGGAAGAAGGGGGCTATGGCTTTATACCACAATGGTTATCAGGAGGTTTAGCAAACGGAGGACGAGTGATCAGTCGTTGGGCTTTTGTTAATGGAGATGGAAATACATTGCCAGATGGATCGATGGTGTTGAAAAAATAGGGATGATTGGTTTGGCAAAGAAGAACTCATCTATCCTCAAAAAGTCTCATAACTTTAAAACACGTTAACTCGACCATCGTCACGAATGTAGACACTACGATGACCTGGAGTTTGCCAATTAGGACGGAGTTCCACCCGCAACGTTGCAAAGTTTGGTTGAGAGACAATTGCCTTTAAAGATAACCCTGCTTCATTCCAAAACACAAGAGACACGTTTGGTTCTGTACCATCTCCTTGCTTTAACTGTAATTTTTGTCCGGGTTGCAGGGAAAGTGAACCAGTATCATACGGTTTCTCGAATTTAACTAAGTTAGGTGTGCTATTGACTACTTCCACTCTGATGAGTTGACCAGGTTTAAACTCGATTGGGTGTGAACCACACTTGGAGGCACAGGTGCCAGCGAGTGTGGTGCTTGGGTATTCAGTTGCTGTCAGGATAAGGGCTGTTGCTATGAAGGCTACAGATATAAACTTAGACATAGAATCAGGATTTACACAGTTTGGTGCTAGATGCGTAGATTTTAGTACCCAAGCCTAACACCATAAATGGCGTTTTGAGACCCCTTGTGTGTAAATCCTATTACCTAATCTTTGCTTTCCTGCATATTTCTGACTAACTTTGTCACCAGCTTTCTGGGTGTAAATCTTACGGATTGGGCTAATATGTTATTTTTAACACCAGGAATGACAACAGTTTTGCCCTCCAATAAGCCGCTATAGCCAATCTTGGCTACGGTTTCTGCATCCATAATCTTTTGACCGCTCACTAACTTTGAGTCTTCCATCGCGGCTCTTTGTTGAAAACCAGATTCTGTTGGTCCTGGACAAAGAGCAGTCACGGTGACACCTGTATCCTCTAATTCATTGGCGATCGCTTCCGAAAATGATAAGACATAGGCTTTTGTGGCGTAATAAACTGCCATCAGAGGTCCAGGTTGGAATGCAGCAGTCGAGGCAATGTTTAATATTCTGCCAAAGCCTTGCTTGACCATGTCTTTGAGGAATAACTTAGTTAAATGGGTGAGGCACACCATATTGACCTGCATCATTTGCAGTTCAGGTTTTAGGTCAATTTCATGAAAAAATCCATAGGTAGCAAAGCCAGCATTGTTCACCAGCACATCAACCTTGATGCCTTCTTGTTGCAGCTGTTGAAAAATTTCATCTGGAGCGGTTGCTATAGATAAATCCTTGGCTATCACCTTGACTGTGATACGAAATTTTTGTTTGAAGTCATCTGCAATTTGAGCGAGCTTTTGTCCGGTTCTAGCGACTAAAACCAGATTGTAACCATCACGGGCAAATAATTTAGCCAATTCGTAGCCAATTCCACCAGATGCACCAGTAATAAGGGCGGTTTGTTGTCGATTACCCTGGTATGTTGCGGTCATAACTTTCCTCCTAAGATAAGTCATGAGTTATTTGTGGTTTGTGACTCATGACTAGTGAATAACTACATAAAAACAGCCAAGAATTTTGCAAAAAAACTCAACAAATTCGGTAGATGGGCAAGTTTTACGAGCGTTGTCAGATCAGAAAAACCAACCATAAGAATGTAGCCCTTTACCCAAGATATTCACTCCTAGATAACAAATCCACACCACGACAAAGCCTGTAGCAGCTAAAATTGC
The sequence above is a segment of the Mastigocladopsis repens PCC 10914 genome. Coding sequences within it:
- a CDS encoding DUF4340 domain-containing protein — translated: MKLQKTTLILILLALSLGSFVYFYEIKGVPQREEIKEKKQQIFSFKEDDVQTLTVKTKNQTLNVERSGKSDEPKWLIKSPEVTPASNAVVGYLMNLLVKGKSDRIISTSANQLAEFGLEQPQATINVKLKNQKTHQLILGKPDFNRRFMYAQADPPAKFDGKIDVLLVSTDFENAVNRELLEWKQLQPIDDNVKKATPNPAQPTPANSK
- a CDS encoding SDR family NAD(P)-dependent oxidoreductase, coding for MTATYQGNRQQTALITGASGGIGYELAKLFARDGYNLVLVARTGQKLAQIADDFKQKFRITVKVIAKDLSIATAPDEIFQQLQQEGIKVDVLVNNAGFATYGFFHEIDLKPELQMMQVNMVCLTHLTKLFLKDMVKQGFGRILNIASTAAFQPGPLMAVYYATKAYVLSFSEAIANELEDTGVTVTALCPGPTESGFQQRAAMEDSKLVSGQKIMDAETVAKIGYSGLLEGKTVVIPGVKNNILAQSVRFTPRKLVTKLVRNMQESKD
- a CDS encoding GldG family protein, whose amino-acid sequence is MKTIAKRNPWKFLFWFGPFLVAAGLTSGLVSNNWGLIPLTLIILGTVIIGLWLVWQNQQNHWWGQRSTQAGTNALVATLAVLAILGFINFLGTRYHTRVDLTETKLFTLAPQSRELVRSLQVPTKVWVFDVNQDPVDRDLLENYRRQSSKFNFEYVDPQGRPGLARKFGVKDYGEVYLESGDRRQLVQVVGRTERLSEVRLTNRLQQIISLSTAKVYFLQGHGEHQLSGGEGAISQAVQALNDKNYTTSALNLAEKSSVPQDAAVVIVAGPKRSLFESEIKALRDYLNRGGNLLLMIDPNTDPKLESLLAEWGVKLENRLAVDVSGNVGLGPAAPLVTQYGKHPITKDFGNGISFYPLARPIDTTPVTGIEATPLLLTKPYPNSWAESDQESENLQFNPQSDRKGPLTLGVALTRKPSAQSETKSNPTPTPTAATTQTPASPTPNAKPTATPTAPKTESKASPTPTAKPTATPTTAGTTETKASPTPTASPTPSTPSAESRMIVLGNSDFAINGLFDKQLNGDVFLNSVTWLSQQDRQPLSISPKEAKDRRINLSAAQANLLELSSLLILPLIGLVAAAILWWLRR
- a CDS encoding DOMON domain-containing protein, giving the protein MKKQQIFNLKLCFRYLRTSFLVGLLCLLLSLKSYAQLPPKYTGLAPNSPFGLDFGYTDPKTIGPIAKDLGVKWIRGIKVDFGTWNGDPKILRDRINTLKSYGISSLQTPFYPRDWKEGDKLGPPKNIDAYVQKFYDWVAATHDLMPYYEHWNEPWVDEWAWNGGTAEEYRDIIKRIWNKVKADFPKVNLIGGGSLAYNRDVMYPKGNDIGYVDGSVNHAYAFPGSHSFHSTLMQLTLDKKFSKTQGRAGAWQTEFGTFRDMFSSDQDIWVARTIPSSFLLHMLAGHYAQRPVRAFWFNWSGHGMHDIKNNEAAKDAYRTMTRVLEGTKIVDDVFPNSKSMWGIVFENDYSADNRARAAVFVNSPFYGDIGNPWNPNGGSQAKGKVPSDEYSGTMSINGSNIQVYDYRGNKINNLSNIPLTPVEVVYIVADMPASKLKQILQKADFKLKTEIKVTALSLSGPVIKGRTIDIKLENVVNKPRRGTLSITPPNGWTLSTNKIAFENLKPGEQRIFSFPINSFSTNSENNYNISYSLSINGKSSPQTGSWKIQSAYALKKTINVDGNLNDWSDVIATNMGDGAYKFKVAWDSNNLYFAGEIADDNHAPFPPFNPSFEWFRENRVDGAKGDDNTDGLFINIDCTKNNPDDLLKGHLLYEKALAADVDYEFFATYSTGNKSELWRYRAPGTNHQGYYPTNATLNPALMKMNASPSGGAEGQIQFARSGNKTIYEGAISLNAIPELKSELTRLEPGDYYFPNLAWRVNGGNQGKKFWTIESGQWEEGGYGFIPQWLSGGLANGGRVISRWAFVNGDGNTLPDGSMVLKK
- the purU gene encoding formyltetrahydrofolate deformylase; its protein translation is MTSPTATLLISCPDQKGLVAKIANFIYANGGNIIHADQHTDFAAGLFLTRIEWQLDDFNLPRELIAPAFNAIAQPLQAKWELHFCDTIRRIAIWVSRQDHCLFDLIWRQRAKEFTAEIPLIISNHPDLKVVAEQFGIDYCHIPITKENKQEQEIKQLELLQQYKIDLVVLAKYMQILSGEFIAKFPQVINIHHSFLPAFVGANPYQKAFERGVKIIGATSHYVTDNLDAGPIIEQDVVRVSHRDAVEDLIRKGKDLERVVLARAVRLHLQNRVLVYGNRTVVFE